In Wolbachia endosymbiont of Aedes albopictus, one DNA window encodes the following:
- a CDS encoding type IV secretion system protein VirB3, producing the protein MSTGSIQTDQLFKGLTRPAMLFGVSYMFAILNVLICMLIFINSNDLRVILLMLPGIHGLGYIASAKEPLFIELFMVKLGKCSKCLNRFYHGANSYDIA; encoded by the coding sequence ATGTCCACAGGTAGTATACAAACAGATCAATTATTTAAAGGTCTTACAAGACCTGCAATGCTCTTTGGTGTGAGTTATATGTTTGCAATATTAAACGTCCTGATTTGCATGCTAATTTTCATTAATTCAAATGATTTGAGAGTGATTCTCTTAATGTTACCAGGTATACATGGACTTGGCTATATAGCTTCTGCAAAAGAACCGTTGTTTATTGAATTATTTATGGTAAAACTAGGAAAGTGCTCGAAATGTTTAAATCGTTTTTATCATGGAGCCAATTCTTATGATATTGCTTAA
- a CDS encoding VirB4 family type IV secretion/conjugal transfer ATPase, protein MLRFRAIQSKSKSTLNREVHAAEFIPYSCYWNSTTLMTKENWLVKVIKLSGFAFETADDEDLVIQNNIRNQMLRSISSPAFSLYFHTIRRKKNIFSDEFASQGLPNFFANHVNLKWREKHATRQSFINDLYITIIRRADTKGVEFLSYLLKKFGHVTSKHAWESDMRATYEDLEETTNRVVTSLRNYSPKILGVKETPDGLFCEIMEFLSRIVNCGFVTNTLFPLRTEISRYLPVHRLFFGRKMIQVVTHNGSKYAGIISIKEYGNHTSAGMLDSFLQLPYEFIITQSFQFINRQMAIGKMQIQQNRMIQSADKAISQIAEISQALDDAMSGKIAFGQHHLTILCIEKSPKSLDNALSLVESELSNCGVYPVRERVNLEPAFWAQIPGNFDYIVRKATISSLNLAGFASQHNYPTGNKFNNHWGDAVTVFDTTSGTPFFFNFHIRDVGHTMIIGPTGAGKTVLMNFLCAQAMKFSPRVFFFDKDRGAEIFLRALGGIYTVIEPRTKTNFNPLQLDDTSDNRTFLMEWIKSLISVYNDKFTSEDIARINDAIEGNFKLRKEDRFLRNLVPFLGLAGPDTLAGAISMWHDNGSHAAIFDNKEDLLDFSRARVFGFEMASLLKDPVALGPVLIYLFHRISISLDGTPSIIVLDEAWALIDNPVFAPKIKDWLKVLRKLNAFVIFATQSVEDASKSAISDTLVQQTATQIFLPNLKATSVYRDVFMLTEREYILIKHTDPSTRFFLVKQGVNAVVARIDLKDLDDIINVLSGRAESVLLLHDILNEVGDNPKVWLPIFYQKVKNV, encoded by the coding sequence ATGCTGAGGTTTAGGGCTATTCAATCAAAGAGTAAATCTACTCTGAACAGGGAAGTTCACGCTGCTGAATTTATTCCTTATTCTTGCTATTGGAATAGCACAACCTTGATGACAAAAGAAAATTGGTTGGTTAAGGTTATCAAATTAAGTGGCTTTGCATTTGAAACCGCCGATGACGAGGATTTAGTAATACAAAATAATATCAGGAATCAGATGCTCAGAAGCATTTCATCTCCTGCATTTAGTTTGTATTTTCATACTATCAGACGTAAAAAAAATATTTTTTCTGATGAATTTGCAAGTCAAGGTTTGCCGAATTTTTTCGCTAATCACGTAAATCTAAAATGGAGAGAAAAACACGCAACAAGGCAATCATTTATTAATGACCTATACATTACGATTATCCGTAGAGCGGACACAAAAGGAGTAGAATTTTTGTCATATCTACTAAAAAAATTCGGACATGTAACTTCAAAACATGCTTGGGAAAGTGATATGCGTGCCACGTATGAAGATTTAGAAGAAACGACAAATCGTGTAGTGACAAGCCTTAGGAATTATTCGCCTAAAATCCTTGGAGTAAAAGAAACTCCAGATGGCTTGTTCTGTGAAATAATGGAGTTTCTATCTAGAATTGTAAACTGTGGCTTCGTTACAAATACGCTTTTTCCGCTAAGAACTGAAATATCAAGATACTTACCAGTACATAGGTTATTCTTTGGCCGTAAGATGATACAGGTTGTGACTCATAATGGGAGTAAATATGCTGGAATAATTAGTATCAAAGAATATGGAAATCATACTTCTGCAGGAATGCTTGATTCGTTTTTACAACTTCCTTACGAGTTTATAATTACGCAATCTTTTCAATTTATAAATAGGCAAATGGCGATTGGAAAAATGCAGATACAGCAAAATCGAATGATACAGTCTGCAGATAAAGCTATTTCTCAAATAGCAGAAATTTCTCAAGCGCTTGATGACGCAATGAGTGGTAAGATTGCCTTTGGTCAACATCACCTGACTATTTTATGTATAGAAAAAAGTCCTAAATCATTGGATAACGCTTTGTCGTTGGTAGAATCAGAGCTTTCTAATTGCGGTGTTTATCCTGTCCGTGAGAGAGTTAACCTTGAACCAGCATTTTGGGCGCAAATTCCTGGTAATTTCGATTATATAGTGAGAAAAGCTACAATAAGTAGTCTTAATTTGGCTGGATTTGCATCTCAACATAATTATCCTACTGGCAATAAATTCAATAACCACTGGGGAGATGCTGTTACAGTTTTTGACACGACATCTGGTACTCCATTTTTTTTCAACTTTCATATAAGGGATGTTGGACACACTATGATAATTGGCCCAACTGGTGCTGGTAAAACTGTTTTAATGAATTTCTTGTGTGCCCAAGCGATGAAGTTTTCTCCAAGGGTATTCTTTTTTGACAAAGATCGCGGTGCAGAGATTTTCTTAAGAGCACTTGGTGGTATCTATACTGTAATAGAACCAAGAACTAAAACAAATTTTAATCCTTTGCAACTTGATGACACATCTGATAATAGAACATTTTTAATGGAGTGGATAAAGTCTTTAATTTCGGTATATAATGATAAATTTACTTCAGAAGATATTGCACGAATTAATGATGCAATTGAAGGAAATTTTAAATTAAGAAAAGAAGACAGGTTCTTGAGAAACCTTGTACCGTTTTTAGGGCTTGCAGGTCCTGATACTCTAGCTGGAGCAATATCTATGTGGCATGATAATGGTTCTCATGCTGCAATATTTGACAATAAAGAAGATTTGCTAGATTTTTCACGAGCAAGAGTATTTGGTTTTGAGATGGCTAGCTTGCTTAAAGATCCTGTTGCCCTTGGACCAGTATTGATTTATTTATTTCATAGGATTAGTATATCTCTTGATGGCACTCCATCTATTATCGTTCTTGATGAGGCATGGGCATTAATAGATAATCCAGTTTTTGCACCCAAGATAAAAGACTGGTTGAAGGTACTGAGAAAACTAAATGCTTTTGTGATTTTTGCTACTCAGAGTGTTGAGGATGCAAGTAAAAGTGCTATTAGCGATACGCTTGTACAACAAACAGCGACACAGATTTTTTTACCAAATCTGAAAGCTACTAGTGTCTATCGGGATGTTTTTATGTTAACTGAACGTGAATATATATTAATTAAGCATACAGATCCAAGCACTAGATTCTTTTTGGTGAAACAAGGAGTTAATGCTGTGGTAGCTAGAATAGACTTAAAAGACCTGGATGATATAATCAACGTATTATCCGGACGTGCAGAAAGTGTTCTATTGTTACACGATATATTAAATGAAGTTGGGGACAACCCAAAAGTATGGTTGCCTATATTTTATCAGAAGGTAAAAAATGTTTAA
- a CDS encoding type IV secretion system protein, with protein MFKTKLSLLLIAIFLLNIDFLLSYPVLADGVSGTDKTEFVSRFNSTGSFSRASNPDCGAFKTGAAIAGIAIAIGAVWTGVILIVSSAGLFTAFVIVGMIAAIVGVWKAIGGLVVCEHSFVRHPVARDHDGKYKNFELKDTGYSVHTDKNYQKEDEYFSALQGKSGKDGRQTEKEILDSNNSDTMNNEYRNYFWPKNGVQYSEYVEVCHRNPLTFGNLFSDIDFDVREKDTGYVDGSWSPKVDGELKCEVLKAGQSETIHGATFKAVRKMGRLCVELASVRMLGIEMTPWPQEVDMGCTELPPDPLAPMCEESVMIFKNKDGTGKEEISIGNDDNYKTTIRNKEKEGKIFVGYNNKGCFSSYVSEACYNQAGSKSLAPLPITSMIVQCIKESLDNLVAGIDSSGSPLNDKNGHSKGSFLSVAQKKLKNTVTAVLVLALVLFSIKAMSGGVRSPQEMYMLIIKFALVIYFTTGSTMSHYYGELTCLSNGLSEIVLKASSESKGICNYEANDYKYSTRNYSYLAPWDRLDCRILFYLGAPLEGIGGKIGTGGVATLAVLLGAAPVLLVAGSIIGIIFAGGQILVALVCIFMAILMMMVILWLCYVFILSLVALSVIIILSPLFIPMVLFQHTKGYFDGWVRELITYSLYPVILFAFLSFMFIACDKIYFKNLNFESDKKYEDKIKASGGSKKQWFKLKDGECNNNETTLACMMQNYSFKKSSILGLFDFTYMEFGSSLIGELLKLCLVLFLFYHFLNILPNMAAELAGNHRAALGSGHTPGQMVSKALSVAKTATGAVGQAAAAAVKKARGTGGGGGNSGKGSSEKIN; from the coding sequence ATGTTTAAGACTAAGCTGTCATTGCTATTAATTGCGATATTTTTACTAAATATAGACTTTTTACTCTCATATCCAGTGCTTGCAGATGGAGTAAGTGGTACTGACAAGACAGAATTTGTTAGCAGATTTAATTCTACTGGCAGTTTCAGTCGTGCCTCTAATCCTGACTGTGGAGCGTTTAAGACAGGTGCAGCAATCGCTGGGATAGCAATTGCTATTGGTGCAGTATGGACTGGCGTTATTTTGATCGTCTCTTCTGCTGGTTTATTTACTGCTTTTGTTATTGTTGGAATGATAGCTGCAATTGTTGGGGTTTGGAAGGCGATAGGAGGACTTGTTGTTTGTGAGCATAGTTTTGTTAGACACCCAGTTGCACGTGACCATGATGGAAAATATAAAAACTTTGAATTAAAAGATACAGGTTATAGTGTCCACACAGATAAAAATTATCAAAAAGAAGACGAATATTTTTCTGCATTACAAGGAAAATCAGGAAAAGATGGAAGACAAACAGAAAAAGAGATTTTAGACTCTAACAACTCAGATACTATGAATAACGAATATAGGAATTATTTTTGGCCCAAAAATGGAGTGCAATACAGTGAATATGTAGAAGTATGTCATCGAAACCCCTTAACGTTTGGTAATCTTTTTAGTGATATAGACTTTGATGTTAGAGAGAAGGACACTGGATACGTAGATGGGTCATGGTCGCCAAAAGTTGATGGTGAGCTGAAATGTGAAGTTCTTAAAGCTGGGCAAAGCGAAACCATACATGGAGCTACATTCAAAGCAGTGAGAAAAATGGGCAGGTTGTGTGTGGAGCTGGCAAGTGTGAGAATGCTTGGTATCGAAATGACCCCTTGGCCGCAAGAGGTTGATATGGGGTGCACGGAATTACCACCTGACCCGCTTGCTCCTATGTGTGAAGAATCTGTGATGATATTCAAAAACAAGGATGGTACAGGAAAGGAAGAAATTTCTATTGGTAATGATGATAACTATAAAACTACTATCAGAAATAAAGAAAAAGAAGGAAAAATTTTTGTAGGTTACAACAATAAAGGCTGTTTTAGCTCGTATGTCTCTGAAGCTTGCTACAATCAGGCAGGGAGTAAATCATTAGCTCCTCTTCCCATCACTTCTATGATAGTGCAATGCATTAAGGAATCGTTAGATAATTTAGTTGCAGGTATTGATTCAAGTGGCAGTCCACTTAACGATAAAAATGGACATAGCAAGGGCAGTTTCTTATCTGTAGCACAGAAAAAGCTAAAAAACACCGTAACTGCTGTCCTAGTTTTGGCTTTGGTACTGTTCTCTATAAAAGCCATGTCTGGTGGAGTGCGTAGTCCGCAAGAAATGTACATGTTGATTATTAAATTCGCTTTAGTGATTTACTTTACAACAGGCAGTACCATGTCTCATTACTATGGAGAATTAACTTGTCTCTCAAATGGTTTGTCAGAAATAGTGCTGAAAGCTTCATCTGAAAGCAAAGGAATATGTAATTATGAAGCTAATGATTATAAATATAGTACAAGAAATTATAGCTACCTTGCTCCTTGGGATAGGCTTGATTGTAGGATTCTATTCTATTTAGGAGCACCTTTAGAAGGGATTGGTGGCAAAATTGGTACTGGAGGTGTTGCAACGTTAGCAGTCTTGCTTGGTGCTGCCCCTGTCTTGTTAGTTGCAGGTTCGATAATCGGTATTATTTTCGCTGGTGGACAAATTTTAGTAGCTCTTGTTTGTATATTTATGGCCATTCTGATGATGATGGTTATTTTGTGGCTGTGCTATGTGTTTATTTTATCTCTAGTTGCTTTAAGTGTAATCATCATTTTATCACCTTTGTTTATTCCTATGGTTTTATTCCAACACACTAAAGGATATTTTGATGGCTGGGTAAGAGAATTAATCACCTATAGCTTATATCCGGTTATCCTTTTTGCGTTTTTGTCCTTTATGTTCATAGCATGTGATAAAATTTATTTTAAAAATTTGAACTTTGAGTCGGACAAGAAATATGAGGATAAAATAAAAGCCTCGGGTGGTAGCAAAAAACAATGGTTTAAATTGAAAGATGGAGAATGTAATAACAATGAAACTACTCTAGCATGTATGATGCAAAACTATAGCTTTAAAAAGAGCAGCATACTTGGTCTATTCGACTTTACATACATGGAGTTTGGCAGCTCTCTCATCGGAGAATTATTAAAATTGTGTCTAGTGTTATTCCTCTTTTACCACTTTTTAAACATTCTGCCTAACATGGCTGCTGAACTTGCTGGTAACCATAGAGCAGCACTTGGCTCAGGTCATACACCTGGACAAATGGTGAGCAAAGCTTTATCTGTTGCCAAAACTGCTACTGGTGCTGTTGGTCAAGCGGCTGCTGCGGCTGTCAAGAAGGCAAGAGGTACTGGTGGAGGAGGTGGAAATAGTGGTAAAGGTTCCAGCGAAAAGATTAACTAA